A genomic region of Tepidisphaeraceae bacterium contains the following coding sequences:
- a CDS encoding MFS transporter, which produces MSQSVLPSDLPQGANSMLRALRSRDYRLFFGGQGISLIGTWLTRVATSWLVYQLIQPTTEANAAWMLAVVTFAGLIPTLLLAPVAGVIVDRHDRMRVMLITQVLALVQSAVLAALALAGIITVTHVIILQVFQGVINAFDAPARQALTVDLVDRREDLSNAIALNSAMFNGARLLGPVVAAAILARANPGWCFVIDAVSYVAVVATLLMLRNRPRRVIARQRKRPLQELGDGFRYAFGSPPVRALLLLASMVSMLSMSMQTLLPIFSTRLQSQWDAAHAYGALLTAMGAGALGATVYLAKRKTVVGLGRVIWVSAGLLGVAMVMFSFTTNLLPALPLVALAGAAMITTMAGSNTILQTIVDDDMRGRLMSFFTMAVMGMAPFGSLLAGQLTKWFEVTGSVFIAGTICFAGALLFAMKLPSLRPMVRKIYVAKGILPEIATGLRAATDATTTPD; this is translated from the coding sequence ATGTCACAAAGCGTCTTGCCGAGCGATCTACCGCAGGGGGCAAACTCGATGTTGCGCGCGTTGCGGTCGCGAGATTACCGCCTGTTCTTCGGCGGGCAGGGGATCTCGCTGATCGGCACGTGGCTGACGCGCGTCGCGACCAGTTGGTTGGTCTACCAGCTCATCCAACCCACCACCGAGGCCAACGCCGCCTGGATGCTGGCGGTGGTGACGTTCGCCGGGCTCATCCCCACGCTGCTGCTGGCCCCGGTGGCGGGCGTGATCGTCGACCGGCACGACCGCATGCGCGTGATGCTGATCACGCAGGTGCTGGCGCTCGTGCAAAGCGCTGTGCTGGCGGCCCTGGCGCTGGCGGGCATCATCACGGTCACTCACGTGATCATCCTTCAAGTGTTTCAAGGCGTCATCAACGCGTTCGACGCGCCGGCGAGGCAGGCGCTGACCGTCGACCTGGTCGACCGCCGCGAGGACCTGTCCAACGCCATCGCGCTCAACAGCGCCATGTTCAACGGCGCCCGCCTGCTGGGCCCGGTGGTGGCGGCGGCGATCCTGGCGCGCGCCAACCCCGGCTGGTGCTTCGTCATCGACGCCGTCAGCTACGTCGCCGTCGTCGCCACGCTGCTGATGCTGCGCAACCGCCCACGGCGGGTGATCGCGCGCCAGCGCAAACGGCCGTTGCAGGAACTGGGCGACGGCTTCCGGTACGCGTTCGGTTCGCCACCCGTGCGGGCGCTGCTGCTGTTGGCAAGCATGGTCAGCATGCTCAGCATGTCGATGCAAACGCTGCTGCCGATCTTCTCGACGCGGCTGCAATCGCAGTGGGACGCCGCCCACGCCTACGGCGCGCTGCTGACCGCGATGGGCGCTGGCGCCTTAGGCGCCACGGTTTACCTGGCGAAGCGCAAGACCGTGGTCGGCCTGGGCCGCGTCATCTGGGTTTCGGCCGGCCTCCTGGGCGTGGCGATGGTGATGTTCTCGTTCACCACCAACCTCCTGCCCGCCCTGCCCCTGGTGGCGCTCGCCGGCGCCGCGATGATCACCACGATGGCGGGCTCGAACACGATTCTGCAGACGATCGTCGACGACGACATGCGCGGCCGACTGATGAGCTTCTTCACGATGGCCGTCATGGGCATGGCGCCGTTCGGCAGCCTGCTGGCGGGCCAGCTCACCAAGTGGTTCGAGGTCACCGGCTCGGTCTTCATCGCCGGCACGATCTGCTTCGCCGGCGCATTGCTGTTCGCGATGAAGTTGCCGTCGCTGCGCCCGATGGTGCGAAAGATCTACGTCGCCAAGGGCATCCTGCCGGAGATCGCGACCGGTCTGCGCGCCGCGACGGACGCGACGACCACGCCGGATTGA
- a CDS encoding glycosyltransferase family 4 protein, with protein MRITFFINRADLSGATRVVAIYADRLKRRGHEVVVVSRSFNPPTMKDRLQRWMGRRPTDPLAGPSHLDGTEIDHRTIDGRRPPEARDLPNADVIVAATWEAAELIQPLPRHAGAKVYFVQNHEVHAGLPIERVEATWRAPMHKIVIAQWLADLAKHRFGDRDVSLVPNSVDTTLFHAPPRQKQDVPTVGLMYSTATFKGCDISVRAFEMARERVRGLRLVAFGNTTPRPPVLLPAGTRFAYQPPQETLRDTYASCDAWLFASRSEGFGLPILEAMACRTPVIATPAGAAPELLASQGGILVHPEHCESMADAIIRIAQMPNADWTTMADRAYATATRYTWDQATDRFETALERALAKQNNPTSRASK; from the coding sequence ATGCGTATCACGTTCTTCATCAACCGGGCCGATCTCTCCGGCGCCACGCGCGTCGTCGCGATCTACGCGGATCGATTGAAGCGGCGTGGGCATGAAGTGGTTGTCGTCTCGCGCTCGTTCAATCCACCCACGATGAAGGACCGGCTGCAGCGATGGATGGGCCGCCGTCCCACCGATCCACTGGCGGGCCCATCGCACCTGGATGGAACAGAGATCGACCACCGCACGATCGACGGACGGCGGCCCCCGGAGGCCCGTGATCTGCCGAACGCCGACGTGATTGTCGCCGCCACCTGGGAGGCCGCCGAGCTCATTCAGCCACTGCCACGGCATGCCGGGGCGAAGGTTTACTTCGTGCAGAACCACGAGGTGCACGCGGGGCTGCCCATCGAGCGCGTCGAGGCAACGTGGCGCGCGCCGATGCACAAGATCGTGATCGCCCAATGGTTGGCCGATCTGGCGAAGCATCGCTTTGGCGACCGAGACGTGTCGCTGGTGCCGAACAGCGTGGACACGACGCTCTTCCACGCCCCGCCGCGCCAGAAGCAGGACGTGCCGACGGTCGGGCTGATGTACTCGACGGCGACGTTCAAGGGGTGCGACATCAGCGTGCGCGCCTTCGAGATGGCGCGCGAGCGCGTCCGCGGTTTGCGCCTCGTGGCGTTCGGCAACACCACCCCGCGTCCCCCCGTGCTGCTGCCGGCCGGGACACGGTTCGCGTATCAACCGCCGCAGGAGACGTTGCGCGATACGTACGCCAGCTGCGACGCGTGGCTGTTCGCCAGTCGCAGCGAGGGGTTCGGTCTGCCGATTCTGGAGGCGATGGCCTGCCGTACGCCCGTCATCGCCACCCCCGCCGGCGCCGCGCCGGAACTGCTGGCGTCGCAGGGTGGCATCCTCGTCCACCCCGAGCACTGCGAAAGCATGGCCGACGCCATCATCCGCATCGCCCAAATGCCCAACGCCGACTGGACCACCATGGCCGACCGCGCGTACGCCACCGCCACCCGCTACACGTGGGACCAGGCGACCGATCGTTTCGAGACGGCACTGGAACGGGCGCTGGCCAAGCAGAACAATCCCACGTCGCGGGCGTCGAAATAG
- a CDS encoding AsmA family protein, producing MKKMKWIALGLLALVVVVVVVVLVNLNSIVRRTVETQSTANLKVPASLESAAVSILGGDVSLRDYKVGSPTGYNAEHMLTLGALDVDTSWGGLRSDPVSINEIAIANPTLVLEMNGKNFNIKKFIENLPQTDDAPANEEPLKLIINKLNVTGAKVLFRPDVTALAALPGGLGEGVADKIKQEYVLNIPDLSMADIGTGEGNANGAAVKDVVTQLITTLAGRASESQDLPPELRMLLSGDLSSMTAMLKEKGMAEASKRIAAVTDELKTKLTNELGPQGAQVLDALKNPDTAKDAARGAVESAKGEAKGAATRAVNDLLGGLGDKKTPTTRP from the coding sequence ATGAAAAAGATGAAGTGGATCGCGCTGGGTCTCCTGGCGCTTGTCGTGGTGGTTGTGGTCGTCGTCCTGGTCAACCTGAACTCGATCGTCCGGCGGACGGTCGAGACGCAGTCGACCGCCAACCTGAAGGTGCCGGCGTCGCTGGAGAGCGCGGCCGTCTCCATCCTCGGCGGTGACGTCTCGCTGCGGGACTACAAGGTGGGCTCGCCCACCGGGTACAACGCCGAGCACATGCTGACCCTGGGCGCGCTCGACGTCGACACGAGTTGGGGCGGCCTGCGCAGCGACCCGGTTTCGATCAACGAGATCGCGATCGCCAACCCCACGCTCGTGCTGGAGATGAACGGCAAGAACTTCAACATTAAGAAGTTCATCGAAAACCTGCCCCAGACCGACGACGCGCCCGCTAACGAAGAACCGCTGAAGCTGATCATCAACAAGCTGAACGTCACCGGCGCCAAAGTGCTGTTTCGCCCGGACGTGACGGCGCTGGCGGCATTGCCCGGTGGCCTGGGCGAAGGCGTGGCCGACAAGATCAAGCAGGAGTACGTGCTGAACATCCCCGATTTGTCGATGGCCGACATCGGCACCGGCGAGGGCAACGCCAACGGCGCCGCGGTGAAGGACGTCGTGACGCAACTGATCACCACGCTCGCCGGCCGCGCCAGCGAGTCGCAGGACCTGCCGCCGGAACTGCGAATGCTGCTGTCGGGCGATTTGTCGAGCATGACCGCGATGCTGAAGGAAAAGGGCATGGCCGAGGCGAGCAAACGCATCGCCGCGGTCACCGATGAGCTGAAGACGAAGCTGACAAACGAGCTGGGCCCGCAGGGCGCGCAGGTGCTGGACGCGCTGAAGAACCCCGACACCGCCAAGGACGCCGCCCGCGGCGCCGTTGAATCGGCCAAGGGCGAAGCGAAAGGTGCCGCCACGCGGGCCGTCAACGACCTGCTGGGCGGGCTGGGCGACAAGAAGACTCCGACGACGCGGCCGTAG